Part of the Syntrophus gentianae genome, CAGGCCAGAAGATTGTCAAAAACGGCCACCGTCGTGGTGTCATACTCATCGGCTCCGCCACAGAGCATGGCATCCTGCCGGCCGAAACGGATGGCCTCATACCCGTAGCCGATGGACTGGCTGCTGGTCGTACAGGCCGTTGAAGACGCGATGACCCGTCCCGTAATGCCGAACATCTTGGTGATGTTGACCGCCGTGGTGTGCACCATGGACTTGAGGTAATCGACGGCGCCGATGGCCGCGAATTCGGCGCCGGATTCAGAGAAGAAGTTCCGGTAGATATCCCGCTGGACCGTGGGACTGCCGTGCGTCGAACCGAAGGCCACGCCGAGGCGGCCCGAAGAAATGAAGGATTTCTCCAGACCGGACTGAGCCAGGACTTCCTTTGCCACCTGGCAGGCATACCAGGAAACCGGCCCCATGGTCTTGCGATTCGCCCGCTTGAAGTCATAGTCGATGGGATAGTCCACGGTTCCAAAGACCCGGGAATGGATATACTGGGAAAGGAATTCTTCATTCCGCAATGGTTGGACACCGGAAAGGCCTTGCGTCAGGCTCTCCACAATCGCTTTTTTTCCGTGGCCGATCGGCGTGATGGCCGCCCCGGCCGTGATGACGACCCGTCTTTCTTGCATGGAGGAATCTTCTGTCTATGGATTAGTTTAGTTCCGGAAACCGCCGTTCCGACATCATGGCTCGGGAACAGCTTCCCGGACGGAGATCAGCCACTCGATGTAATCACAGATCTGGGAAATCGTCCGGATATCCATGGCCCGCTTCTTCTCTTCCTGGGTCAGTTCGGAACCCAGCATCTTTTCGATTTCAAGGAGCAGTTCAATGGCATCGATGCTGTCAAAATTGTGCTCTTCCCGAAGATTGTCATCCAGCCGAGGATTTTCAATTTCAAAATTGCGGCGGAATACCGCAAGGATATGCTGTTCGATCTCTGCCCTTGTCATGAAAAAACTATCTGCTCCTCTATTCTTCAGTATCTGCCTACGGAACAAAACCGGGACCGTTTTTGCCGATTCCATCTTTCAAGGCCGCCTTTGTTCCGAAACTTCGCCGCCATGATACCATCTCTGCTCCGGAATTGGAATTATGGTCCTTCCAGTTCACTGCCCCGAATCAATTCTTCCTGAAACCGGCGAAAGCCGACAATCGACTTCACCACCTGATACGAGCCCATGACGGTTCCGATAATTCCCGGCGCCCAGGCATTCTGACCGGCCAGATAAAGCCCAGCGGCAGCAGGGCGCTGCAGGGAAATCAGCGGCAGAAGCTGCCGGGTTGAACGGCGAACCCCATAGGCAGATCCATACGGCGTATGTCCCCAGTCCCGGAGCGTCAAGGGGGTGTAGACATCGAGCTTTTTCAGGCCGGAAAAGGGCCCGCAGAGGCGGGAAGCCTCTTCCAGCATGATCTCGGCCTTACGTTCCTTGGCCTCTTCGTAATCGCTGCCGCGCTGCCCTGACGTTGTCCCTTCCCAGTCCCGCCATTCTCCCGGGAAGCTGTGCGTCATCAGGGTCAGGAGATTGGTTTCCCCGGAACCCCGGCGGAGCTGATAAAAAGCCCCTTCTCCGATACCGCCGGCATCATCGTTATGCAGACGGTAAACATTATAGGGCCACGGGGGATGCCGTCCTGCATCCACTCCCAGATGAACAGCAAAGACCCCTGCTGTGTCCTGAAGCTGTAAAATCCGCTCGCGGAAAGCAGGCCGGATGTCCTGTTCCCCAAGGAGATTCAAGACGATCCGGGGATGGATGGCCGCGACGATCAGTGGCGCATTCAGTTCCCGTCCGGATTGCAGAAGGACCCCGGAAACACGCTTTTCCCGCATCCGGATGCCCTTCACGGGATCGCCGGAAAGTATCGTCCCGCCCAGCTCCCGTAACCTGTTCACAAAGGCGTCCACCAGGTGGGAGCTGTCGCAGGCCAGTCTCCAGGATGAAAAGAGCAGCGAAACCAGGGCCACATGGTGATAGAAAACAGGGCACTCAACGGGAGATACGTCCATCAAGGTGGTCGCTACTCCCAGGACTGCGCGCAGGCGCGGAGAACATCCCAGCCGAACCAGCCGTTCCTCCAACGCCTCAAGGTACTGCAGATCAAAGAGGATCCCTTCGGCAGAACAGATCACATCGAGACGGTACATCCGGGCCGCTATTTCCCGGAGACCTGCCATGACAGCTGAAATTGGCCCTTGTTCCTTCGGGAAGGAAAGCCGGAGCTGCTCTTCAAAGGCATCCATCCCTTCCGGGAGAAAAAAGGAAAAAGCGTCATCGAAGAGGTACCGGTCGATCGCCCCACCCCGGCCCAGCCGTTCGGCCGGGATCCGCGAGCCGACTCCAAGGCAGTTCAACATCCGGCGGAGCGGCTCCCCCTCGCCCAGGGCCCCCACGTAGTGTATGCCTACCGGGCATTCCACCCCCTGACGGCAGTAACCCCGCATCAATCCGCCGGGATGGGCATTTCCTTCAATAACCGTAACCTGATAGTTCAGTTTCGCCAGGAGGATCGCCGTACTGAGGCCCCCGATGCCGGAACCGATCACCAGGGCCTTTCCCGGCTGATCCCTTCTTCCGCCCATTTACCCCCCTTGATTCGGATCTCCGGCAGAATCGCAGCCGGCACGCCGCCTTTTCCCGGTTATCACAACGGTTCCGCTTCCAGCAGGGTCATTCTTAAAAAATATCCCATAAAGCCGGGGACCGCCAGTTCAATTTGTTCAAAAAAGCCCTCTCGCCTCCCCGAAAGCTGAACAGAGCGCCGGAGAAAACCGGCTGCATCGTATTGGCGTATTTCCCAGCGATCCTTTCCTCGTGCGACGACATCGGTTATGCTTCTCCGGTTATCTGCAAAGCGGCAGATCGAAGCGCCGTTCTGCAGATGTCCGGCATCCTGAAGCGTCCCTGGAGGGGGGAAAAGCAGAAGACGGATGTCCGCCAGCATTCCCGCCGAAAAGGCCGGCGAATCGAAGGGCGGGACACCCCGCCTTATTTCTTCCAGGCCCTTCTGTGCCACTGCATCGAGGAGAACGAAGCCCTCGGGCGTCATCAGGACACAGGAAAGGGTCTCCTTCCGGGGATCAACAAGAACAACACCGAGCAGCAATGCCATGTTCCCATCGGGAAGTTGTGCTTCGATGGCATGAATCAGGCGGTGGGGCGTCTCGACATAGGGCAGACAATCCCTCCGGCAACAGACCGCTTTGCCGGATGTCTTCTCCAAACCCGCATCATGATGGATTTCCGGCATCAGACTGCACGACAGCACAAGAAAAGACAACAGGGAAATCAGGAAAAGAACGGCGCAGCGCATCAACCGGCACGGAACAGGACATCATCGATCCGGGAATTGGTCCGGATATTTTTAAACTCGATTTCCGTGTAAGCCTCATCACTCTCAATAATCCGGACCAGTTCTATCCTCCCCGGTTTTTCAGACAGGGTGATTTCTACAGCCTGGATCATCGCGCTCAAGCTCTTATCCTTCGGCGTCATGAGAATCCGGGTTTTGCTGCCGGGCTTCAAGACGGCGGCAAAGGTCGGACTGGAATCGAAACGCCCCCGGCTCCAGGCCGCGATTTCCGGCAAAATGAACTTCATGACCTGCGCGCTGCCGTGGCGATCCTCAACCAGCTGGTTGTTCTGCTGGATATAGCGTTTGACGTTCCCCTGGGAAAGGAGGAGTACACTCCGGACGGGAGAAAGATACTCCCACCGCAGGGCATCGGGCGACCGGAAATAGAACCGGCCTTCGGAAATCAGCGGCCGCGAAAGGATCTTCAGGTGCTTGCGCTGGACGAATCCGGCCTGGACCGTGGAAATTCCCGACGAAGCCTGTCGAATCTGCTCCCAGCTTTCCGCCCAACCAACCAGCATTCCGCAACTCAGCAGCACTGCGACAAAAAGAATCCTGCGAACGTTCGCTTTCCCGAGAGAGATCATCTTTTTACTCTACCCTCAGAACATCCCGCCGTTTACAGAGATCACCTGCCCGGTGATGTAGGAGGCATCGGGCGAACAGAGGAATCGGACCACCTTCGCCACTTCCTCCGGCTCACCGACCCGTCTCATGGGAATTCTCTCGCGGATCTGCTCCTGGGGAAGATTTGAAGTCATCTCCGTCCGGATCAGCCCGGGGGCAATCACATTGACCCGGATTCCCAGCCGCGCCACTTCGGAAGCCAGGGAGCGGCTCGCCGCGATCAGCCCCGCCTTGGCGGCTGAGTAATTGACCTGCCCGCGATTCCCCACCAGGGCCGACAGGGAAGACATGGAAACCACCGAGCCCCGGTGGGCCCTCATCATCGCCTTGATCACGGGCTGTGTGACGTTGTAAAAGCCATTCAGGGTCGTCGAAAGCACCGCACTCCAATCCTCTTCCGACATCATCAGGAAGAGATTGTCGGCCGTAATTCCGGCATTGTTCACGAGCACATCCAGGGAAGGCCGGCGGGCAATCAGGTCCTCCACACAGCGGCGGCTTTCGGCGGCATCGGCTACATCGAAGCGCAGCTTCTCCGCTGATCCACCCTCGGCCTCGATTAGAGAAACTGTTTTCTGGGCCTCAGCCTCCGAAGACCGGTAATTGACCACCACATGATATCCGCTGCGTGCCAGCTCAAGGGCCACAGCCCGGCCGATTCCGCGGCTGGCCCCCGTCACCAGGGCCGTCTCCTGCTTATTCTTTTCCATGAAACGCCTCTGTGCCCATTACGGCCTGGTCATTTCTCACCGCCTGAATCGTCATCCGGCAGATCGTCGTTGAACCTGCCCTGACGGTCCCTTCAAAAACATGATAATTCTCCCGGCAGTAAAGATTATTCGTAGAAGTGATCAGAGGGGTATGGAGCGCCACCTTATCCTCGAAGAACGCACCATTCCGAAGCCCCACAAGCCATCCTCCGCCGCCGGCCTTGCCTTCCCGGCACCTTTTCCAGGCGCCTCCGGCACATGCTGTCTGAGCAACCAGTTCGACCAGCGCCAGCGTATCGACCGCTTCCCCGTCGAAAAGGGGCCAGGACTTTCGCACCGTTGCCACAGTAGTACAGGAATCCTCATCCACCGCTAGGACTTCCTCAATCAAGGCCATCCGGCCACGATGAGGGATCAGCGCTTCTACGGCAAGGTCCATAGCGGCTCCGCTCCTTTTCCAACAGAAAAAAATTTGGGGTGTAGTAGATAAAAATTCCCCCCTTAAGTCAAGGGAAAAACTCTCTTCTGCGCCACCCCCTCGTGGCCTGGAAGGTTAGTCTTGATCTTTGCCGTCCGCTGGGTTATTTCTCTTTTCGCGTCGATCTTCTTTACAAGGGATCGGGAAAGGATTCTTGTCTATGACCACCACGAACTCATTCTATGATCGGATTTTTCCACACCGCGCCGATCCGTCAGCTCCATACGTGAATTCCCGTTATTCCGTCGGTGATATCCAAGGGCTTGCCTTTTCCCTGCGGGAACGATTGCAGCCCTTTGCAGAAAAAAAATCGACCGTCTGCCTCTGGACGGAAGACCGGGGGCTGATCATGGCGGCCCTCCTTGCCGCTCTTTCCGGAGGTCCCGTTTTTGCCCTGCCTCATGCCTTTTCGCCTCAAGTTATGCAAGACCTGCAGGAGGTCTGCCAGGTCTCCGCTATTCTGACGGATCGTGACGAGATAAGTTTACCCGGCCTGGAACGGATAACACCGCCGGACTACCGGCCCGCCGCCGCCCCTCCCACTCCCCTTCTCGATCCTCAGAGTACGTGCATGAAACTCTTCACCGGCGGTTCGACGGGTGCACCGCGGATCTGGGATAAAACACCGGCAGGACTGCTGGGCGAGAGCGCTTTTCTGGTTCGGCAGTTCGGGATTTGCCCGGAGGATGTCCTCCTTGCCGCAGCTCCTCCTCAGCACATCTACGGACTTTTGTTTTCCGTGATCCTTCCCTTTTTGGCCGGGGCGCGCGTCCTGCCGGAAACCTTTTCTTTTCCCAGAGAGATTATCGCCGGAATATCCCGTTTTTCCGCAACGATTCTGATCGGAGTGCCCTTTATTTACCGTGCCCTGCGCCTCGATGCCCTGGAGCGCCAGTCGCTGCGGCGGGCCTTTTCGTCAGCGGGAAAGGTGAATCCTGAAGATGCTCTGTTTTTCAAGGGAAAAACCGGCCTTCCCATTACGGAAATCTACGGCTCCACGGAAACGGGAGGCATTGCCTTCCAGGACTCACCGGATGATCAGGGGCGATTGCGATCCTTTTCCGAAGTGACCTGGAAAATTGCCGGGGAACGGCTTTGCGTCCGTTCTCCCTTTTTATCGGGAAATCTCCCTCGAGATGAAGAGGGATTCTTTATCACGGGAGATCGAGCCGTCTCGATGGGTCCGGAGAGATTCAAACTGCTTGGCCGCGCCGACGAGGTGGTGAAGATCGCGGGAAAACGGGTCGATCTGGCGGAGGTTCAGGAGAAAATTCGGCAAATCAAGGAGGTGGAAGAAGCCTTGGTCCTTGCTCTGCCGGAAGTTTCCGGACGCCGTCAGGAGATTGTGGCCCTTGTCGTCGGCTCCCTGGACCGGCAAACGATCCGGCAACACCTGGCCGACTGTCTCGAATCCTATGCCCTGCCCCGGCATATTCTGCTGGTCGAAAGTATCCCGGTCACCCCGGCAGGCAAGATCGATCGCCGACAGATCGA contains:
- a CDS encoding beta-ketoacyl-[acyl-carrier-protein] synthase family protein; this translates as MQERRVVITAGAAITPIGHGKKAIVESLTQGLSGVQPLRNEEFLSQYIHSRVFGTVDYPIDYDFKRANRKTMGPVSWYACQVAKEVLAQSGLEKSFISSGRLGVAFGSTHGSPTVQRDIYRNFFSESGAEFAAIGAVDYLKSMVHTTAVNITKMFGITGRVIASSTACTTSSQSIGYGYEAIRFGRQDAMLCGGADEYDTTTVAVFDNLLACSTAFNDTPHLTPRPFDEDRDGLVVGEGGGAILLEEYEFAKKRGADILGEIIGFACNNNGGDLILPNLNGITQTLRMSLEDAQIPAEEMDLVSAHATATKMGDIIEAQAIASVYGDHPWVTALKSYMGHTMATCGVIETLLTLYMMEGNFLAPTLNLQKIDERCAMIRHVTELREGRIHTAAIQNFAFGGVNTSLILHRI
- a CDS encoding acyl carrier protein; this encodes MTRAEIEQHILAVFRRNFEIENPRLDDNLREEHNFDSIDAIELLLEIEKMLGSELTQEEKKRAMDIRTISQICDYIEWLISVREAVPEP
- a CDS encoding phytoene desaturase family protein, translated to MGGRRDQPGKALVIGSGIGGLSTAILLAKLNYQVTVIEGNAHPGGLMRGYCRQGVECPVGIHYVGALGEGEPLRRMLNCLGVGSRIPAERLGRGGAIDRYLFDDAFSFFLPEGMDAFEEQLRLSFPKEQGPISAVMAGLREIAARMYRLDVICSAEGILFDLQYLEALEERLVRLGCSPRLRAVLGVATTLMDVSPVECPVFYHHVALVSLLFSSWRLACDSSHLVDAFVNRLRELGGTILSGDPVKGIRMREKRVSGVLLQSGRELNAPLIVAAIHPRIVLNLLGEQDIRPAFRERILQLQDTAGVFAVHLGVDAGRHPPWPYNVYRLHNDDAGGIGEGAFYQLRRGSGETNLLTLMTHSFPGEWRDWEGTTSGQRGSDYEEAKERKAEIMLEEASRLCGPFSGLKKLDVYTPLTLRDWGHTPYGSAYGVRRSTRQLLPLISLQRPAAAGLYLAGQNAWAPGIIGTVMGSYQVVKSIVGFRRFQEELIRGSELEGP
- a CDS encoding outer membrane lipoprotein carrier protein LolA — its product is MISLGKANVRRILFVAVLLSCGMLVGWAESWEQIRQASSGISTVQAGFVQRKHLKILSRPLISEGRFYFRSPDALRWEYLSPVRSVLLLSQGNVKRYIQQNNQLVEDRHGSAQVMKFILPEIAAWSRGRFDSSPTFAAVLKPGSKTRILMTPKDKSLSAMIQAVEITLSEKPGRIELVRIIESDEAYTEIEFKNIRTNSRIDDVLFRAG
- the fabG gene encoding 3-oxoacyl-ACP reductase FabG; this translates as MEKNKQETALVTGASRGIGRAVALELARSGYHVVVNYRSSEAEAQKTVSLIEAEGGSAEKLRFDVADAAESRRCVEDLIARRPSLDVLVNNAGITADNLFLMMSEEDWSAVLSTTLNGFYNVTQPVIKAMMRAHRGSVVSMSSLSALVGNRGQVNYSAAKAGLIAASRSLASEVARLGIRVNVIAPGLIRTEMTSNLPQEQIRERIPMRRVGEPEEVAKVVRFLCSPDASYITGQVISVNGGMF
- a CDS encoding class I adenylate-forming enzyme family protein — translated: MTTTNSFYDRIFPHRADPSAPYVNSRYSVGDIQGLAFSLRERLQPFAEKKSTVCLWTEDRGLIMAALLAALSGGPVFALPHAFSPQVMQDLQEVCQVSAILTDRDEISLPGLERITPPDYRPAAAPPTPLLDPQSTCMKLFTGGSTGAPRIWDKTPAGLLGESAFLVRQFGICPEDVLLAAAPPQHIYGLLFSVILPFLAGARVLPETFSFPREIIAGISRFSATILIGVPFIYRALRLDALERQSLRRAFSSAGKVNPEDALFFKGKTGLPITEIYGSTETGGIAFQDSPDDQGRLRSFSEVTWKIAGERLCVRSPFLSGNLPRDEEGFFITGDRAVSMGPERFKLLGRADEVVKIAGKRVDLAEVQEKIRQIKEVEEALVLALPEVSGRRQEIVALVVGSLDRQTIRQHLADCLESYALPRHILLVESIPVTPAGKIDRRQIDELLQSRKNEET